From Chryseobacterium sp. H1D6B, a single genomic window includes:
- a CDS encoding RHS repeat-associated core domain-containing protein: MRLSYLNNGSRAEVLEENNYYPFGLKHEGYNVLNGNPAYKYQYNGKELQEESDMYDYGAIFYVPELGKWGVMDGKSEKYLSFSPYHYAGNNPILYLDVDGNEFTDDAWVWVNKLIAKVKSTKKK; the protein is encoded by the coding sequence GTGCGTTTAAGCTACTTAAACAACGGCTCCCGAGCAGAAGTTCTTGAAGAAAATAATTATTATCCTTTTGGGTTAAAGCATGAAGGATATAATGTCCTGAACGGAAACCCTGCTTATAAATACCAATATAACGGAAAAGAGCTGCAGGAGGAGTCTGACATGTATGATTACGGGGCGATATTTTATGTGCCTGAACTAGGAAAATGGGGTGTAATGGATGGAAAATCGGAAAAATATTTATCTTTTTCACCATATCATTACGCTGGAAATAATCCTATATTATATTTAGATGTTGATGGAAATGAATTTACTGATGATGCTTGGGTTTGGGTAAATAAATTAATAGCAAAAGTAAAAAGCACAAAGAAAAAGTAA